One region of Pseudomonas glycinae genomic DNA includes:
- a CDS encoding AzlD domain-containing protein, translated as MTLWMLIGFAAITAFAFRALPFAFKNTTALTRTEGSFYRFVSYSAQAMLGVIIYDTAFARLDGPSLMQQFQILDALKLLLLVGTFVVVARTRKILPGFFASLLIYVLAFVYLNN; from the coding sequence ATGACTCTCTGGATGCTGATCGGCTTTGCCGCAATCACGGCTTTTGCATTTCGTGCATTACCGTTTGCTTTCAAAAACACCACGGCGTTGACGCGCACCGAAGGTTCTTTTTACCGCTTCGTCAGTTACAGCGCCCAAGCGATGTTGGGAGTGATCATTTATGACACGGCATTTGCCAGGCTTGATGGCCCGAGTCTGATGCAACAGTTTCAGATTCTGGATGCGCTGAAACTGCTGCTGTTAGTCGGAACATTTGTCGTCGTGGCCAGAACCCGAAAAATTCTGCCAGGTTTCTTTGCCAGCCTGCTGATTTACGTACTCGCATTCGTCTATTTGAATAACTGA
- a CDS encoding TldD/PmbA family protein, whose amino-acid sequence MFDFHPQLKQRFAALRTGAEFFSLRYVRESGQYLSVRKNVAEPPSLSRDEGAMLTVRVNGVEAYAATNDLSQQGLQAALERAEQQARRIKPHALLDLSKQPVSSDRADYFSPNLEQPFPSLSECFELLGAESASVPKDERLVNWEVSIGITHVEQIYLSSAGAELRQAQRFVYPGLSVTAYDGNDSQTRSLGRENFGQQGGADVISRCGLIGAGPQVADQALQLLLAPNTPQGPRDLLLMPDQMMLQIHESIGHPLELDRILGDERNYAGTSFVKAADFGSLQYGSKLLNVTFDPGIPEELASYGHDDEGTAASKQFLIREGLLVRPLGGALSQFRAGLDGVANSRACGWNRPPIDRMANLNIEPGNQPLEQLIGGIENGILMSTNRSWSIDDARNKFQFGCEWGQLIENGELKGVVKNPNYRGISAHFWKSLRAVGNAGTTKVLGTPNCGKGEPNQVIRVGHASPACVFSNVDVFGGDA is encoded by the coding sequence ATGTTCGATTTCCACCCCCAGCTCAAGCAGCGCTTTGCTGCCTTGCGCACGGGCGCCGAGTTTTTTTCCCTGCGGTATGTACGCGAATCCGGCCAGTACCTGTCGGTGCGCAAGAACGTTGCCGAACCGCCGAGCCTGAGCCGCGACGAAGGCGCGATGCTCACCGTCCGGGTCAACGGCGTCGAAGCCTACGCCGCGACCAATGACCTGTCGCAACAAGGCCTGCAAGCCGCCCTCGAGCGTGCCGAACAACAGGCCCGGCGGATCAAACCGCACGCTCTGCTCGACTTGAGCAAGCAGCCGGTGTCCAGCGACCGCGCCGACTACTTTTCACCCAATCTCGAACAACCCTTCCCGTCCCTGAGCGAATGCTTCGAGCTGCTCGGCGCGGAATCCGCCTCGGTGCCAAAGGATGAGCGCCTGGTGAACTGGGAAGTGAGCATCGGCATCACCCACGTCGAACAGATCTACCTGAGCAGCGCCGGCGCCGAATTGCGCCAGGCCCAGCGTTTCGTCTATCCGGGCCTGAGCGTCACCGCCTACGACGGCAACGACAGCCAGACCCGCAGCCTCGGTCGCGAGAACTTCGGCCAGCAGGGCGGCGCCGATGTGATCAGCCGTTGCGGCCTGATCGGTGCCGGCCCGCAAGTCGCCGATCAGGCGCTGCAACTGCTGCTCGCGCCGAATACGCCACAAGGCCCGCGCGACCTGCTGCTGATGCCCGACCAGATGATGCTGCAGATCCACGAATCCATCGGCCACCCGCTGGAGCTCGACCGCATCCTCGGCGACGAGCGCAATTACGCCGGCACCAGTTTCGTCAAAGCCGCGGATTTCGGCAGCCTGCAATACGGCTCGAAACTGCTCAACGTGACGTTCGATCCGGGCATCCCGGAAGAACTCGCCAGCTACGGCCATGACGACGAAGGCACCGCCGCCAGCAAGCAATTCCTGATTCGCGAAGGCCTGTTGGTCCGTCCATTGGGCGGTGCCTTGTCGCAATTTCGCGCGGGCCTGGACGGCGTCGCCAACAGCCGCGCCTGCGGCTGGAACCGTCCACCGATCGACCGCATGGCCAACCTCAACATCGAGCCGGGCAACCAGCCGCTGGAGCAACTGATCGGCGGCATCGAAAACGGCATTCTGATGAGCACCAACCGTTCCTGGTCGATCGACGATGCACGCAACAAATTCCAGTTCGGCTGCGAATGGGGCCAGTTGATCGAAAACGGCGAACTCAAGGGTGTAGTGAAAAATCCAAACTACCGGGGCATTTCCGCGCACTTCTGGAAGAGCCTGCGCGCCGTCGGCAACGCCGGCACCACAAAGGTGCTGGGCACGCCGAACTGCGGCAAGGGCGAACCTAACCAGGTGATCCGCGTCGGCCACGCTTCGCCGGCCTGCGTGTTCAGTAATGTAGATGTGTTTGGGGGAGACGCCTGA
- a CDS encoding AzlC family ABC transporter permease, which translates to MNGCQSSSDSTFAQTLKAGGRDAITFGIAFIFLYLSIGMVGAAQALTLSQTMATTLLIFSTPLQFLLIQNYNDGWLLIPIILALNARFVLLSATLAPHLKQTSTRKTLASLILLTPSIFTACITRFKHKTSFPFAYFVGVGAPIFALSIICTYVGFIAGADFASPTVAAAMTMLLPLQFTALAGKHWPHYMEVSSYWLGFIGAPLLVLLFKDYNLLITPFVIGGMLVMIENTRTRQGTASQ; encoded by the coding sequence ATGAACGGCTGCCAGTCTTCATCCGACTCCACCTTCGCGCAAACGCTCAAGGCGGGAGGGCGCGACGCTATCACCTTCGGCATCGCGTTCATTTTTCTGTATTTATCCATCGGAATGGTGGGCGCTGCTCAAGCGCTGACATTGAGTCAGACGATGGCAACGACCCTGTTGATTTTTTCGACACCGTTACAGTTTCTACTCATACAAAACTACAACGACGGATGGTTGCTGATCCCGATTATTCTGGCACTCAACGCCCGATTTGTTTTGCTTTCAGCGACGTTGGCACCGCACCTCAAGCAGACGTCGACGCGTAAGACTCTCGCGTCATTGATACTGCTGACACCCTCGATCTTCACGGCATGCATAACGCGCTTCAAGCACAAGACGAGTTTCCCGTTCGCGTATTTTGTTGGCGTAGGCGCACCCATCTTCGCCTTGTCGATCATCTGCACTTACGTCGGCTTTATCGCCGGCGCAGATTTTGCGTCACCGACCGTTGCAGCCGCCATGACGATGCTCTTGCCACTTCAGTTCACTGCGCTGGCCGGCAAGCACTGGCCGCACTACATGGAGGTCTCCAGCTACTGGCTGGGTTTCATCGGTGCCCCTTTGCTGGTGTTGCTCTTCAAGGACTACAACTTGCTGATTACGCCCTTTGTGATCGGCGGCATGCTCGTAATGATTGAAAACACCCGTACTCGCCAAGGAACGGCTTCGCAATGA
- a CDS encoding TldD/PmbA family protein, whose translation MSISKNPSEAFKVLVNWLRDAVREPEQFTLSYDAESSAFVRFNHARVRQAGQVQQAGIGLKLIDDGRHADLHITLSGEQATDLQRLAEGLQQLRETLPLLPQDPYLLLNHNGWQSQNVQEHPLPDTEQVVAEIAQAAEGLDLVGFYAAGPISRGFASSSGAFGWHQANSFNFDFSLFHENGEAVKASYAGHDWNSEDFARRIQQAREQLEFLGRPLRTLPPGQYRAYLAPAALEEIMGMLCWGGFSAQSIASKSSPLQKLYAGDQAFSPLVSLDEKVSDSLSPAFSGEGYPRSDLRLIIEGKAGDQLVGSRSAAEYGLTANGAGGGESPSALNMGAGDLPQAEILKQLGTGLYISNLWYLNFSDQPAARLTGMTRFATFWVENGEIQAPVSTMRFDDSAYSLLGSQLEALTAERELLLSASTYSQRNTSSALLPGALVSRLTLTL comes from the coding sequence ATGAGTATTTCCAAGAACCCGTCCGAGGCGTTCAAGGTGCTGGTCAACTGGCTGCGCGATGCCGTGCGCGAGCCGGAACAGTTCACCCTGAGTTACGACGCCGAATCGTCGGCCTTCGTCCGCTTCAACCACGCCAGGGTGCGTCAGGCCGGGCAAGTGCAGCAAGCCGGTATCGGTCTGAAACTGATCGACGACGGTCGCCATGCCGACCTGCACATTACCCTGTCCGGTGAGCAGGCCACCGACCTGCAACGCCTCGCCGAAGGTTTGCAACAACTGCGCGAAACCCTGCCGCTGCTGCCGCAGGATCCGTACCTGTTGCTCAACCACAACGGCTGGCAGAGCCAGAATGTGCAGGAGCATCCGCTGCCGGACACCGAGCAGGTGGTGGCGGAAATCGCCCAGGCGGCCGAAGGCCTGGATCTGGTCGGCTTCTATGCCGCAGGGCCGATCAGCCGTGGTTTTGCCAGCTCTTCCGGCGCTTTCGGCTGGCATCAGGCCAACAGCTTCAACTTCGATTTCAGTCTGTTCCATGAGAACGGTGAAGCGGTGAAAGCCAGCTACGCCGGGCATGACTGGAACAGCGAAGACTTCGCCAGACGCATCCAGCAGGCCCGCGAACAACTCGAGTTTCTCGGTCGACCGCTGCGCACCCTGCCGCCCGGCCAATACCGCGCCTATCTGGCGCCCGCAGCCCTGGAAGAAATCATGGGCATGTTGTGCTGGGGTGGTTTCTCGGCGCAGTCGATTGCCAGCAAGAGCAGCCCGTTGCAGAAGCTGTATGCCGGCGATCAGGCGTTCAGCCCGCTGGTGTCCCTCGACGAGAAAGTCAGCGACTCGCTGAGCCCGGCGTTTTCCGGCGAAGGTTACCCGCGCAGCGATCTGCGGCTGATCATCGAAGGCAAGGCAGGTGATCAGTTGGTCGGTTCGCGCAGTGCCGCCGAGTACGGTCTGACGGCCAACGGCGCCGGCGGTGGCGAATCGCCGAGCGCGCTGAACATGGGCGCAGGTGACCTACCCCAGGCCGAGATCCTCAAGCAGTTGGGCACCGGGCTGTATATCAGCAACCTGTGGTACCTGAACTTCTCCGATCAACCGGCGGCGCGCCTGACCGGGATGACCCGGTTTGCCACCTTCTGGGTCGAGAACGGCGAGATTCAGGCGCCGGTCAGCACCATGCGTTTCGACGACAGCGCCTACAGCCTGCTGGGTTCGCAGCTGGAAGCGTTGACCGCCGAGCGCGAGCTGCTGCTGTCGGCGAGCACCTACAGCCAGCGCAATACCTCGTCGGCGCTGTTGCCGGGGGCGCTGGTGAGCCGATTGACCCTGACCCTGTAA
- the betA gene encoding choline dehydrogenase yields MSQEFDYIIVGAGSAGNTLATRLTEDEGVTVLLLEAGGPDYRLDFRTQMPAALAFPLQGRRYNWAYETDPEPHMDGRRMECGRGKGLGGSSLINGMCYIRGNAMDYDGWAKLPGLEDWSYLDCLPYFRKAETRDIGPNDYHGGDGPVSVTTPKAGNNPLFHAMVEAGVQAGYPRTEDLNGYQQEGFGPMDRTVTPNGRRASTARGYLDVAKKRSTLTIVTHALTDKVLFEGKRAVGVRYLVGAAEERVEARARKEVIVCSGAIASPQLLQRSGVGPAKLLESLDIPVVHDLPGVGENLQDHLELYLQYACTQPVSLYPSLLWYNQPAIGAEWLFNGTGIGASNQFEAGGFIRTRPEFEWPNIQYHFLPVAINYNGSNGVKEHGFQAHMGSMRSPSRGRVQVKSKDPRQHPSILFNYMATEQDWQEFRDGIRLTREIMQQPALDAFRGREISPGIEVQTDEQLDKFIREHAETAFHPSCSCKMGTDEMAVVDGEGRVHGMQGLRVVDASIMPIITTGNLNAPTIMIAEKIADKIRGRQPLPRSNAPYYVAGDAPVKGKAMRDVTPAAH; encoded by the coding sequence ATGTCCCAAGAATTCGATTACATCATCGTCGGTGCCGGCTCTGCCGGTAACACCCTGGCGACCCGTCTGACTGAAGACGAAGGCGTCACCGTCCTGCTGCTCGAAGCCGGCGGCCCGGACTACCGTCTCGATTTCCGCACGCAGATGCCGGCAGCCCTGGCATTCCCACTGCAAGGCCGTCGCTACAACTGGGCGTACGAAACCGATCCGGAGCCACACATGGACGGTCGCCGGATGGAATGCGGTCGCGGCAAGGGCCTTGGCGGCTCCTCGCTGATCAACGGCATGTGCTACATCCGTGGCAACGCGATGGACTACGACGGCTGGGCGAAACTGCCAGGCCTGGAAGACTGGTCCTACCTCGATTGCCTGCCGTATTTCCGCAAAGCGGAAACCCGCGACATCGGCCCGAACGACTACCACGGCGGCGACGGTCCGGTCAGCGTGACCACTCCGAAAGCGGGCAACAACCCGCTGTTCCACGCCATGGTTGAAGCTGGCGTGCAGGCCGGTTACCCGCGTACCGAAGACTTGAACGGCTACCAGCAGGAAGGCTTCGGCCCGATGGACCGCACCGTGACGCCGAACGGCCGCCGTGCTTCCACCGCCCGTGGTTACCTGGACGTGGCCAAGAAGCGTTCGACCCTGACCATCGTCACTCACGCCCTGACTGACAAGGTTCTGTTCGAAGGCAAGCGTGCCGTTGGCGTGCGTTACCTGGTCGGTGCCGCTGAAGAACGTGTTGAAGCCCGCGCCCGCAAGGAAGTCATCGTCTGCTCCGGCGCGATCGCTTCGCCGCAACTGCTGCAACGCTCCGGCGTCGGCCCGGCGAAACTGCTGGAAAGCCTCGACATTCCGGTGGTTCACGATCTGCCGGGCGTCGGTGAAAACCTGCAGGATCACCTCGAGCTGTACCTGCAATACGCTTGCACCCAACCGGTCTCGCTGTACCCGTCGCTGCTCTGGTACAACCAGCCGGCCATCGGTGCCGAGTGGCTGTTCAACGGCACCGGCATCGGCGCCAGCAACCAGTTCGAAGCCGGTGGTTTCATCCGTACCCGTCCGGAATTCGAGTGGCCGAACATCCAGTATCACTTCCTGCCGGTGGCGATTAACTACAACGGCAGCAACGGTGTGAAAGAGCACGGTTTCCAGGCGCATATGGGTTCCATGCGTTCGCCAAGCCGCGGTCGCGTCCAGGTCAAATCCAAGGATCCGCGTCAGCACCCGAGCATCCTGTTCAACTACATGGCCACCGAGCAGGACTGGCAGGAGTTCCGCGACGGCATCCGCCTGACCCGTGAAATCATGCAACAGCCTGCACTGGACGCCTTCCGTGGCCGCGAAATCAGCCCGGGCATCGAAGTGCAAACCGATGAGCAGCTGGACAAGTTCATCCGCGAGCACGCCGAAACCGCGTTCCACCCGTCCTGCTCGTGCAAGATGGGCACCGACGAAATGGCAGTAGTGGATGGCGAAGGCCGCGTGCATGGCATGCAGGGTCTGCGTGTGGTCGATGCTTCGATCATGCCGATCATCACCACCGGCAACCTGAACGCGCCGACGATCATGATCGCCGAGAAAATCGCCGACAAGATCCGTGGCCGCCAGCCGTTGCCGCGCAGCAACGCACCGTACTATGTCGCTGGCGATGCGCCGGTGAAAGGCAAGGCGATGCGTGATGTAACGCCTGCCGCTCACTGA